In Bacteroidota bacterium, one DNA window encodes the following:
- a CDS encoding IS982 family transposase, whose protein sequence is MIDNAVAIYCFLDDYLKAINHQQDKQRMMNDAEIMTTALLAALYFGGNHERALCFVRAHVFSRVLKKSRFSRRVHAIDELLHSVFLSVGEIIKQFDTRMEYIMDSFPVALCHNIRIFGNRILPLDEEYRGKCVSKSQYFYGFRVQVIATVDGVPVEFAIVPGSWHDSKGMHALSMNLPEGSRNISDSAYTDYAFEDLLKESENIWHDTERKCNSKRTEPAYRKYYKSRIRKLIESMFAQITSMIPRKIHATTIKGFLLKVKLFIWNFSFKKLCFQ, encoded by the coding sequence ATGATAGACAATGCCGTTGCAATTTACTGCTTTCTGGACGACTACCTTAAAGCAATTAACCATCAGCAAGACAAACAACGAATGATGAACGATGCTGAAATAATGACCACCGCGCTGCTGGCTGCCTTGTATTTCGGAGGCAATCACGAGCGTGCGTTGTGTTTTGTTCGTGCCCACGTGTTCAGCCGTGTACTGAAGAAAAGCCGTTTCAGCAGAAGAGTTCATGCCATAGACGAACTTTTGCATTCTGTTTTTCTTTCGGTGGGAGAAATCATCAAACAATTCGACACACGAATGGAATATATCATGGATAGTTTTCCTGTAGCCCTCTGCCATAACATTCGCATATTCGGCAATCGCATTCTTCCACTGGATGAAGAATATCGGGGCAAATGTGTTTCCAAGAGCCAATATTTTTACGGTTTCAGAGTGCAAGTTATCGCTACAGTTGATGGAGTGCCAGTTGAGTTTGCCATTGTTCCCGGCAGTTGGCACGACAGTAAAGGAATGCATGCCTTGTCTATGAATCTTCCGGAAGGAAGCAGGAATATTTCTGACAGCGCTTACACCGATTATGCGTTTGAAGATTTGCTCAAGGAAAGTGAAAACATTTGGCACGACACAGAAAGAAAATGCAACAGCAAGAGAACAGAACCTGCTTACAGAAAGTATTACAAAAGCAGAATCCGAAAACTGATTGAATCGATGTTTGCTCAAATTACCTCTATGATTCCAAGAAAAATTCATGCAACTACCATTAAAGGATTTTTACTTAAGGTGAAATTATTTATCTGGAACTTTTCTTTCAAAAAATTATGTTTTCAATAG